A stretch of the Myxosarcina sp. GI1 genome encodes the following:
- a CDS encoding cation-translocating P-type ATPase — protein sequence MNFPTTSKAVAMPQTNETWQAIALEETIELLQSDLHYGLSIDEVNRRQQYFGVNELKETGGRSALSILWDQFTNIMLLMLIAVAIVSAILDLREGNFPKDAVAIFAIVILNGILGYLQESRAEQALAALKNLSAPQVRVIRNGNTQEIDARELVPGDIMLLEAGVQIAADGRLLEAQNLQIAESTLTGEATAVDKNADAILAADTALGDRTNLVFQSTEVVRGRAKAIVTRTGMETEIGRIAAMIQSVESEPTPLQQRMNQLGNVLVSGSMALVAVVVIGGVLRAGWQFFDELLEISLSMAVAVVPEGLPAVVTVTLAIGTQKMIRRQALIRKLPAVETLGSVTTICSDKTGTLTQNKMVVQQVYTASYQFKVMGEGYEPLGTFECRESDCIEREPEVRKLFQACVLCNDALLKQATNPTNNTEEYFILGDPTEGALLALVGKANIFKEKLEQIMPRLGEFPFSSERKRMSVIVANPNRQELPYLMFTKGSTELVLERCDRLQLKNSTEAIAEPQRQQILETNNNLASNGLRVLGFAYKPLAEIPPAGTEAENEQGLIWLGLVGMLDAPRTEVTEAVRRCKQAGIRTVMITGDHPLTAMAIAARLEIALPSDRSVTGQELEVMSAEELERVVEEANVYARVAPEHKLRIVKALQKRGEFVAMTGDGVNDAPALKQADIGIAMGITGTDVSKAASDTILLDDNFATIVAATEEGRVVYDNIRRFIKYILGSNIGEVLTIAAAPLLGLGGVPLSPLQILWMNLVTDGLPALALALEPAEPNVMRRPPYSPRESIFARGLGWYMLRIGIIFALLSITLMVWSYKYDSLDGDPDRWKTMVFTTLCLAQMGHALAVRSDTRLTIEMNPFSNLYVLGAVILTTVLQLLLIYVEPLRNFFDTHLLSSTELGICFGFSMLMFVWIELEKLFQRWFLGNRRSSFS from the coding sequence ATGAATTTTCCTACTACTTCTAAGGCAGTGGCTATGCCTCAAACCAACGAAACTTGGCAGGCGATCGCGCTCGAAGAAACTATTGAATTATTACAAAGCGATCTTCATTACGGATTGTCTATTGATGAAGTCAATAGAAGACAACAGTACTTTGGCGTAAATGAACTTAAAGAAACTGGCGGACGTAGTGCTTTAAGCATTTTGTGGGATCAGTTTACTAATATTATGCTGCTGATGCTAATTGCGGTAGCGATAGTATCGGCAATTTTAGACTTACGCGAGGGCAACTTTCCTAAAGATGCAGTCGCTATTTTTGCCATCGTTATTTTGAACGGAATTTTGGGCTATCTCCAGGAAAGTCGGGCAGAACAAGCCCTGGCTGCTCTCAAAAATCTTTCTGCTCCTCAAGTACGGGTTATACGTAACGGCAACACCCAAGAAATTGATGCTAGAGAACTAGTTCCAGGAGACATCATGTTGTTAGAAGCAGGAGTGCAAATTGCTGCCGACGGACGCTTATTAGAAGCACAAAATTTGCAAATTGCCGAGTCTACTCTCACGGGTGAAGCTACTGCGGTTGATAAAAATGCAGATGCTATTTTAGCAGCGGATACTGCTTTAGGCGATCGCACCAATCTAGTCTTTCAAAGTACAGAAGTAGTTCGAGGCAGAGCTAAAGCGATCGTGACTCGCACGGGTATGGAAACCGAAATTGGACGGATTGCTGCCATGATACAAAGCGTGGAAAGCGAACCCACACCTTTACAGCAAAGAATGAACCAACTAGGCAATGTCTTAGTCAGTGGTTCGATGGCTTTGGTAGCTGTAGTCGTTATCGGTGGCGTATTACGAGCGGGATGGCAGTTTTTTGACGAACTGTTAGAAATATCTTTGAGTATGGCTGTAGCCGTCGTTCCCGAAGGACTTCCTGCTGTAGTTACCGTCACTTTGGCAATTGGCACCCAAAAGATGATTCGCCGCCAGGCACTAATACGCAAACTCCCCGCGGTAGAAACTCTGGGTTCGGTAACTACTATTTGTTCTGATAAAACAGGAACTCTGACCCAAAATAAGATGGTGGTGCAGCAAGTATATACTGCTTCTTATCAGTTTAAAGTCATGGGAGAAGGTTACGAACCATTAGGAACGTTTGAGTGTCGAGAAAGTGACTGTATCGAACGAGAACCCGAAGTTAGAAAATTGTTTCAGGCTTGCGTTCTGTGTAACGATGCTCTGCTAAAGCAGGCTACAAATCCTACCAACAATACCGAAGAATATTTTATCTTAGGCGATCCGACAGAAGGGGCATTACTTGCTTTAGTTGGTAAAGCAAATATTTTTAAAGAAAAATTAGAGCAAATTATGCCTCGTTTGGGCGAATTTCCCTTTTCCTCCGAACGCAAACGAATGTCGGTTATTGTGGCTAATCCCAATCGACAGGAATTACCCTACTTAATGTTTACTAAAGGCTCAACAGAGCTAGTTTTGGAACGATGCGATCGCTTGCAACTTAAAAACTCGACAGAAGCGATCGCCGAACCTCAAAGACAGCAAATTCTCGAAACCAACAATAATCTGGCAAGTAATGGCTTGAGAGTATTGGGTTTTGCCTATAAACCGCTTGCCGAAATCCCCCCCGCAGGTACAGAAGCCGAAAACGAACAGGGGCTAATTTGGTTGGGCTTGGTGGGAATGCTCGATGCACCCCGTACCGAAGTCACAGAAGCTGTTAGACGCTGCAAACAGGCAGGAATTCGTACCGTGATGATTACTGGCGATCATCCCCTTACCGCTATGGCGATCGCCGCTCGTCTGGAAATTGCTCTACCGAGCGATCGCTCCGTGACGGGACAAGAACTAGAAGTAATGTCTGCGGAAGAACTGGAACGAGTAGTTGAAGAAGCAAATGTCTATGCTCGTGTAGCACCAGAACACAAGCTACGTATTGTCAAAGCCTTACAAAAACGTGGTGAGTTTGTAGCTATGACAGGAGATGGCGTTAATGATGCTCCTGCTCTCAAACAAGCTGATATCGGTATTGCTATGGGGATTACAGGTACTGATGTTAGTAAAGCAGCTAGCGATACAATCTTACTGGATGATAATTTTGCTACCATCGTCGCTGCTACCGAAGAAGGCAGAGTAGTTTACGATAATATTCGACGATTTATCAAATACATTCTCGGCAGCAATATTGGTGAGGTTTTAACTATTGCTGCTGCACCTTTACTGGGGTTGGGTGGGGTTCCTCTGTCTCCATTGCAAATTTTGTGGATGAATCTGGTAACAGATGGTTTACCAGCTTTAGCTTTAGCGTTAGAACCTGCCGAACCTAACGTTATGCGTCGTCCACCATACAGCCCCAGAGAAAGTATCTTTGCTCGCGGTTTGGGTTGGTATATGCTCAGAATTGGGATTATTTTCGCGCTACTGTCTATTACTTTAATGGTTTGGTCGTACAAATACGATAGTCTCGATGGCGACCCAGATCGTTGGAAAACTATGGTATTTACTACTCTATGTCTGGCTCAAATGGGACACGCTTTAGCAGTTCGTTCGGATACCAGACTTACTATCGAAATGAATCCTTTTTCTAACCTCTATGTATTGGGTGCGGTAATTCTTACTACTGTTTTGCAACTACTGCTTATTTATGTCGAACCTCTGCGTAACTTTTTTGATACCCATCTGCTTAGTTCTACTGAATTGGGAATTTGTTTTGGTTTTAGTATGTTGATGTTTGTTTGGATAGAATTAGAGAAGTTATTTCAACGTTGGTTTTTAGGTAACCGTCGATCTTCCTTTTCGTGA
- a CDS encoding GGDEF domain-containing protein produces the protein MKPKTANVKKTNYVLIISFIGVVIINVIDYLIVIDISLSILYLLPISFTSWYGKKRFSFSLVLLSTVGWIIGEYVAKPHLHPLIILWNTLVRLVVFFTIAYLISNLKTAYEKEKTLSRIDPLTGIANRRFFIELLRSESIRSVRYGHCLTLAYFDLDNFKEVNDCQGHDLGDKLLRFIAQTVKQQIRETDTVARLGGDEFALLLPETNYEAAQSILFRLQQQIRTSIEAYHPSVSLSIGAVTFQNFPDSTDKMLKIADRLMYRVKQSGKNNIEHELCVTPNGNIE, from the coding sequence ATGAAGCCAAAAACAGCTAACGTTAAAAAAACAAATTATGTTTTAATCATTAGTTTTATTGGCGTGGTAATTATTAATGTTATTGATTACCTGATCGTTATCGATATTTCCCTATCTATTCTTTATTTGTTACCTATTTCTTTTACAAGCTGGTATGGCAAAAAACGGTTTTCTTTTTCTTTAGTATTATTAAGCACTGTTGGTTGGATTATTGGCGAATATGTAGCCAAACCTCATCTTCATCCACTGATAATTTTATGGAATACATTAGTAAGATTGGTTGTGTTTTTCACCATAGCCTATTTAATATCTAATCTCAAAACAGCTTACGAAAAAGAAAAAACTTTGTCTCGTATAGACCCCTTGACAGGAATAGCAAATCGACGATTTTTTATCGAACTATTGCGAAGCGAATCTATACGCTCTGTTCGTTACGGTCATTGTCTAACTTTAGCTTATTTCGATCTAGATAACTTTAAAGAAGTTAACGATTGCCAAGGACACGATCTGGGAGATAAATTACTAAGATTTATTGCTCAAACTGTCAAACAACAAATTCGTGAAACGGATACCGTCGCTCGTTTAGGGGGAGACGAATTTGCTTTGCTTTTACCAGAAACGAACTATGAAGCTGCTCAAAGCATTTTGTTTCGACTTCAGCAACAAATCAGAACATCTATTGAAGCTTACCACCCTTCAGTAAGTCTTAGCATAGGAGCGGTTACTTTCCAAAATTTCCCCGATTCAACCGATAAAATGTTGAAAATAGCAGATAGGTTGATGTATCGAGTCAAACAAAGTGGCAAAAACAACATCGAACATGAGTTATGTGTAACACCTAACGGCAATATCGAATAG
- the egtD gene encoding L-histidine N(alpha)-methyltransferase: MSAFQEPTGDKLEEHPLRNRNSIDDRLHIERLLDSQALDRDDVKEVVAGFTSSPKTIPSRYFYDSKGSQLFEEICQLREYYPTRTEAAILEKYAAEIARITRVNELIELGSGSSTKTRLLLNAYSKITGEVNSPACFERCSSLYSSLLYVPIDVSGSILQESAARLLTDYPNLKISGKVATYQQALEQLSGSYSGNKIIVFLGSSIGNFNRQRCDRFIEQIKNALNIGDYFLLGIDLQKSPEILTAAYNDERGITAAFNLNMLQHLNSRFAGNFEPNLFEHRAIYNTKDSQIEMYLICKKTHSVNLTALNLTINVTKEEKILTEISRKFDLKQMSAYLQQKGLSVVQNYTDSQQWFGLILCQKI, from the coding sequence ATGTCAGCTTTTCAGGAACCAACAGGCGATAAGCTCGAAGAGCATCCGCTTCGCAATCGCAACTCAATCGACGATCGTTTACATATCGAGCGTTTATTAGATTCTCAAGCACTCGATCGCGATGATGTTAAAGAGGTAGTTGCAGGATTTACTAGCTCTCCTAAAACTATTCCCTCACGTTACTTTTATGACAGCAAAGGTTCGCAATTATTTGAAGAAATCTGTCAGCTTCGAGAATACTATCCGACTCGTACCGAAGCAGCGATCTTAGAAAAATATGCCGCTGAAATTGCTCGAATTACTAGAGTTAACGAGTTAATCGAATTAGGTAGCGGCAGTTCGACCAAAACCCGTCTATTACTCAATGCTTACTCAAAGATTACTGGCGAAGTGAATTCGCCAGCCTGCTTTGAGCGTTGCTCCAGTTTATATTCCTCTTTACTATACGTTCCTATTGACGTTAGCGGTAGCATTTTACAAGAAAGTGCCGCTCGGTTATTGACAGACTATCCTAATCTAAAAATAAGCGGTAAAGTCGCTACCTATCAACAAGCATTAGAACAGTTATCAGGCTCTTATTCTGGTAACAAAATAATTGTTTTTTTAGGCAGTAGTATTGGTAACTTTAATCGCCAACGGTGCGATCGCTTTATCGAACAAATTAAAAATGCTCTAAATATTGGGGATTATTTTTTATTAGGAATAGATTTACAAAAATCACCAGAAATTTTGACAGCAGCCTATAACGACGAGCGAGGTATTACTGCTGCTTTTAACCTCAATATGTTGCAGCATTTAAATTCTCGCTTTGCAGGAAATTTCGAGCCAAATTTATTCGAGCATCGAGCTATTTACAATACTAAAGACAGTCAAATAGAAATGTATTTAATTTGTAAAAAAACTCACTCGGTAAACTTAACTGCCTTAAATTTAACAATAAACGTTACTAAAGAAGAAAAAATTCTTACTGAAATTTCTCGTAAGTTCGATCTTAAACAAATGTCGGCTTATCTGCAACAAAAAGGTTTAAGCGTAGTTCAAAACTACACCGATTCACAACAGTGGTTTGGATTAATACTCTGTCAAAAAATTTAA
- a CDS encoding NAD(P)H-dependent oxidoreductase, producing MTDTPLTPQQVVEQLYWRYATKKFDPSKKISESEWKTLEQSLVLSPSSFGLQPWKFFVVRNPEIRQQLLEHSWGQKQVVDASHLVVFAIEQDVDKSDVDRFVKRMSEVQEVPVENLQGFGDMVKGFLSDPPYPLEIDKWSTRQVYIALGFFMFTAAVLEIDTCPMEGFVPAKYNEVLGLTEMGYSAVVLCCAGYRASDDKSAARPKVRYSTEEVVTYID from the coding sequence ATGACTGATACTCCCCTCACACCGCAGCAAGTAGTCGAACAGCTTTATTGGCGTTATGCTACCAAAAAGTTCGATCCCAGTAAAAAAATTTCTGAATCTGAATGGAAAACCTTGGAGCAAAGTTTGGTTTTGTCTCCTTCTTCCTTTGGTTTGCAGCCTTGGAAATTTTTTGTAGTTCGCAACCCAGAAATACGCCAACAGTTATTAGAGCATTCCTGGGGACAAAAACAGGTTGTAGATGCCTCTCATCTGGTTGTTTTTGCGATCGAGCAAGATGTAGACAAGTCAGATGTAGATCGTTTTGTCAAGCGGATGTCAGAAGTGCAAGAAGTACCAGTAGAAAATTTGCAGGGATTTGGCGATATGGTGAAGGGATTTCTAAGCGATCCTCCTTATCCTTTAGAAATAGATAAATGGTCAACCAGACAAGTTTATATTGCTTTGGGATTTTTCATGTTTACTGCGGCAGTATTAGAAATTGATACCTGTCCGATGGAAGGATTCGTACCTGCTAAGTATAATGAAGTTCTAGGACTAACAGAAATGGGATATAGTGCTGTGGTACTCTGCTGTGCGGGATATCGAGCAAGCGATGATAAAAGTGCTGCCAGACCTAAAGTTCGCTATTCTACAGAAGAAGTAGTAACTTATATCGATTGA
- a CDS encoding glycosyltransferase, which produces MNTFSTIIACLSLIIWLFLILFWGKFWLADRRINLDNTKLESYPAIWAIIPARNEADVLPISLPSLLNQDYVGSFSIALVDDQSTDDTTKVAKKTASALQQTEKINIISGKPLPNNWKGKLWAVKQGIDFANEQTPAPDYFLLTDADIKHDRHNLTQLVTKAETEHLDLVSLMVLLRCKSFWEKLLIPAFVFFFQKLYPFSLVNNPNSSIAAAAGGCILIRRQALENIGGIEAIAQALIDDCALAKAIKFNSDKKNKIWLGLTETTTSLRAYEDLKTIWDTIARTAFTQLNYSALLLIGTVLGMLLVYLVPPISIILGLAIHNYSFAIVGLLTWLLMTVAYLPTVKLYQISFFWALCLPAITFLYTLMTIDSAIKHWQGKGGSWKGRTYSKKVANSK; this is translated from the coding sequence ATGAACACGTTCTCGACTATAATCGCTTGTTTATCGCTAATCATTTGGTTATTTTTAATACTTTTTTGGGGAAAATTCTGGCTAGCAGATCGACGAATTAATTTAGATAATACAAAGTTAGAATCTTATCCTGCTATTTGGGCGATAATTCCAGCACGAAATGAGGCAGATGTTTTGCCAATTAGTCTGCCTTCTCTTTTAAATCAAGATTACGTTGGTAGTTTTTCTATTGCTTTAGTGGATGACCAGAGTACAGACGATACAACAAAAGTCGCCAAAAAAACAGCAAGCGCTTTACAACAAACTGAAAAAATAAATATTATTTCGGGGAAACCGTTACCTAATAATTGGAAAGGCAAATTATGGGCGGTAAAACAAGGAATTGACTTTGCTAACGAGCAAACTCCAGCACCAGATTATTTTTTATTAACCGATGCCGATATCAAACACGATCGCCATAATCTAACTCAGTTAGTTACCAAAGCCGAAACCGAACATTTAGACTTAGTTTCTTTAATGGTATTGCTTAGGTGTAAAAGTTTCTGGGAAAAATTATTAATTCCTGCTTTTGTATTTTTCTTTCAAAAACTGTATCCGTTTTCTTTAGTTAATAATCCCAATAGTTCTATTGCGGCGGCGGCAGGTGGCTGTATTTTAATTCGTCGCCAAGCTTTAGAAAATATTGGTGGTATTGAAGCGATCGCTCAAGCTTTAATTGACGACTGTGCTTTGGCTAAAGCAATTAAATTCAATAGCGATAAAAAAAATAAAATTTGGTTGGGGTTAACTGAAACCACCACTAGTTTGAGAGCTTATGAAGATTTAAAAACTATTTGGGATACTATTGCTCGTACGGCGTTTACTCAGTTAAACTATTCGGCTTTATTATTAATTGGGACTGTTTTAGGAATGCTCCTGGTTTATTTAGTTCCGCCAATAAGTATAATTTTGGGATTAGCAATTCACAATTACTCGTTTGCTATAGTAGGATTGCTTACTTGGTTATTAATGACTGTGGCTTATTTACCTACAGTTAAGCTATACCAAATATCGTTTTTTTGGGCTTTATGCTTACCCGCGATCACTTTTTTATATACTTTAATGACTATTGATTCGGCGATAAAACACTGGCAAGGGAAAGGTGGTAGTTGGAAAGGAAGAACTTATTCTAAGAAAGTAGCAAATAGCAAGTAG
- a CDS encoding DUF1816 domain-containing protein yields MYLITELLGWLGFKKTSKAYWLKIDTTVPKCTYYFGPFDSLWEARLMQPGYIEDLTEEQAQGIKVKLLKRMQPAELTIYDEE; encoded by the coding sequence ATGTATCTAATTACTGAATTGTTAGGATGGCTGGGCTTTAAAAAAACGTCAAAAGCTTACTGGCTAAAGATCGATACTACCGTACCAAAATGCACCTACTACTTTGGACCTTTTGATAGTCTCTGGGAAGCTAGATTAATGCAGCCTGGTTATATTGAAGATTTGACAGAAGAACAGGCGCAAGGTATAAAAGTCAAGCTATTAAAGCGGATGCAACCAGCAGAATTGACTATTTACGATGAAGAATAA
- the fabD gene encoding ACP S-malonyltransferase, with protein MTKTAWVFPGQGSQTLNMGVDLQDLPGAKQKFEAAAKILGWSILDICQQDEATLSRTLYTQPCLYVIESILADILSEKIGLPQLLAGHSLGEYVALYTAGVFDFESGLKIVKKRAELMDSAAGGKMMALMKFGRSELEQALKASENVVLANDNSEGQVVISGTPEAVDKVSSQVKAKRALELDVSGAFHSPLMQNASQQFESVLDTVTFSNAKIPVLSNVEPVATTDKTKLKQRLVQQMTGSVRWREIMLQLAQSNIERVFEVGPGKVLTGLIKRTCKNIELNNVGTAEQLQQVTAA; from the coding sequence ATGACCAAAACAGCATGGGTATTCCCAGGACAAGGCTCGCAAACTTTAAACATGGGTGTAGATCTACAGGATCTGCCTGGCGCGAAGCAGAAGTTTGAAGCAGCAGCAAAAATATTAGGCTGGTCTATCCTCGATATTTGTCAACAAGATGAAGCAACTTTATCTCGCACACTTTACACTCAACCATGCCTTTACGTTATCGAATCGATCTTGGCTGACATCTTAAGCGAAAAAATTGGTTTACCTCAATTATTAGCAGGACACAGCCTAGGTGAATATGTCGCTCTCTACACCGCAGGAGTATTTGATTTTGAGTCGGGATTAAAAATAGTTAAAAAAAGAGCAGAACTGATGGATAGTGCGGCAGGCGGAAAAATGATGGCACTAATGAAGTTCGGTCGTTCTGAGTTAGAACAGGCATTGAAGGCAAGCGAAAATGTAGTTTTGGCTAACGATAATAGTGAGGGACAGGTAGTTATTTCAGGTACGCCAGAAGCTGTAGATAAAGTCTCGTCCCAGGTAAAAGCCAAACGCGCTCTAGAGTTAGATGTATCTGGGGCCTTTCATTCTCCACTAATGCAGAATGCTTCGCAACAGTTTGAGTCGGTATTGGATACCGTTACTTTTAGCAATGCTAAAATTCCCGTTTTGTCTAACGTCGAGCCTGTCGCTACTACCGATAAAACTAAGTTAAAACAACGCTTGGTGCAGCAAATGACGGGTTCGGTGCGCTGGCGCGAAATTATGCTTCAGCTAGCTCAATCTAATATCGAACGAGTATTTGAAGTCGGACCTGGTAAAGTGTTGACGGGTTTGATTAAAAGAACCTGTAAGAATATTGAGTTAAATAATGTGGGAACGGCAGAACAATTACAGCAAGTTACTGCTGCTTAA